Genomic DNA from Blattabacterium sp. (Blaberus giganteus):
TTATTATTTCTCCAACTAAAATGATTATTGTCACTCAATCTTCTTCCAGATCCTGTAGAACCTGTTATGGCACTAATATGGATATCTTTTTCTAATAATTGATTTTTAGCTAATGGTAAAATTGCTAAAAGAATCGCTGTAGCAAAACATCCAGGATTAGCTATATTATTGGATTTTTTTATTGTTTTTTTTTGTAATTCTGGTAATCCATATACAAAATTTCTATTATTAAAAATGGATTGAATTTTTATCCTGAAATCTTGACTCAAATCAATCACTTTTATATTTTCTGATATATTATTTAATTCTTTTCTAGATTGTCCATGTCCAGAACAAAGAAATACAATATCTATTTTTTTGTTTAAATCATGGGAAAATTTCATATTCTCTATTTCTCCTAACAAATCTTGATGAATCAAATGAATCCATTTTCCTGGATTACTTTTACTAACTATACTTTTAATACTAATTTTTGGATGATGGATCATCAATCTTATTAATTCTCCAGCAGTGTATCCAGTTCCTCCTATAATACCTATTTCAATCATGATTTTTTTTATTTAAATTGTGATACATTTTCATTTGATTGCTCAAAATCTTTGTAAATCCCTTTACATCTTCAGCAGTCCAAGCATAATTCATTTCTCCATATTGAGCCATATTAGAAGATGTCATTAAATCGAATTTAGATTTGATTCCTACTAAATGAAATCTATAAGGATAAAGAATAATATCTACTGTTCCGGTTAATCTTTCTTGTGTACTTTTTAAAAATTTTTCTATATCACGCATGACAGGATCTAAGTATTGAGCTTCATGAAGTAACATACCATACCAATTGGATAATTGTTCTTTCCAATATAGTTGCCATTTTGTAAGAATATGTTTTTCCAACAAATGATGAGCTTTTATAATAATAATAGCAGCTGAAGCTTCGAATGCCACTCTTCCTTTAATACCCAAAATAGTGTCTCCTATATGAATTCCTCTTCCTATGGCAAATTCTGAAGCGATTTTTTCAATTTTTATTATATTATTTATAGCATTTCCTTTTTCTTTATTAACACTTACTAATTCTCCCTTTTCAAATTCTAATTCTAAGTTTTCGCTTTTTTTTCTTCTTAATTTTGTTAGATAAGCCTCTTCCGGAAAATCGTGATAAGAAGTAAGAGTTTCCTTTCCTCCTATACTTGTACCCCAAATTCCTTTGTTGATAGAATATTTAGTTTGATCCCAACAAATCGATACTCCTTTATTTTTTAAATATTCAATTTCCTCTTTTCTAGATACTTTCATATCTCTTATCGGAGATAAAGTTATTTTGTCCGGACAAATAATTTGAAAGGCTATATCGAATCTAATTTGATCATTTCCTGCCCCTGTACTTCCGTGAGCAATAGCTTTTGCTTGAATATAAGTGGCATATTGTGCTATTTTAATAGCCTGAAAAATCCTTTCTGAACTTACTGAAAGTGGATAAGTATTATTTTTAAGAATGTTTCCGAATATAAGATATTTTATACAATTTTGATAGTATTCTTCTATAGCGTCAATAGTCTTATGCGACTTAGATCCAATGCTTAAAGCTCTTTCTTCAATTTTATCTAATTCTTCTTTTTTAAATCCTCCCGTATTAATAATAACTGTATGAACTTCATATTTTTCCTGTATTAAATATTTTAAACAATAAGAGGTATCTAATCCACCACTATAAGCTAAAACGATTTTATCTCCAATAGATAAAAAATAATTTCTATCTTTTTTATGTTTATCCGTGTTTGGATTATACAAAAGACCTGTACATAAACACATTTTTCTTTGATTTCTGGTTAATATATCAAAGTTTGCACAACTTTGACATCCTTTCCAAAATTCTTCTGAATGAGTTAATTCACTAAAAGTAACAGGGTTAAAACCCAATTCTGTATTAATTTTAATAACAGTATTACTTGTTGTAATACTAAAAATTTTAGAATTTGGAAATTTTTTTCTAGAAAGTTTAAAAATTTCAATCTTAATGATTTTTGCTAATC
This window encodes:
- a CDS encoding argininosuccinate synthase domain-containing protein; the encoded protein is MKIKVRVSHEEDTKYAFLICKKIKESAKIRGTGIAKKDPEYIKSKMIHGNAVIAFCDERLAGFSYLEIFHNEEFVVNSGLIVFPEFRKKGLAKIIKIEIFKLSRKKFPNSKIFSITTSNTVIKINTELGFNPVTFSELTHSEEFWKGCQSCANFDILTRNQRKMCLCTGLLYNPNTDKHKKDRNYFLSIGDKIVLAYSGGLDTSYCLKYLIQEKYEVHTVIINTGGFKKEELDKIEERALSIGSKSHKTIDAIEEYYQNCIKYLIFGNILKNNTYPLSVSSERIFQAIKIAQYATYIQAKAIAHGSTGAGNDQIRFDIAFQIICPDKITLSPIRDMKVSRKEEIEYLKNKGVSICWDQTKYSINKGIWGTSIGGKETLTSYHDFPEEAYLTKLRRKKSENLELEFEKGELVSVNKEKGNAINNIIKIEKIASEFAIGRGIHIGDTILGIKGRVAFEASAAIIIIKAHHLLEKHILTKWQLYWKEQLSNWYGMLLHEAQYLDPVMRDIEKFLKSTQERLTGTVDIILYPYRFHLVGIKSKFDLMTSSNMAQYGEMNYAWTAEDVKGFTKILSNQMKMYHNLNKKNHD
- the argC gene encoding N-acetyl-gamma-glutamyl-phosphate reductase; the protein is MIEIGIIGGTGYTAGELIRLMIHHPKISIKSIVSKSNPGKWIHLIHQDLLGEIENMKFSHDLNKKIDIVFLCSGHGQSRKELNNISENIKVIDLSQDFRIKIQSIFNNRNFVYGLPELQKKTIKKSNNIANPGCFATAILLAILPLAKNQLLEKDIHISAITGSTGSGRRLSDNNHFSWRNNNISAYKIFKHQHLKEIEQIIHQVQNNFYSKIYFVPYRGNFSRGIITTLYTHSVLSLERNQEIYEEYYKNDPFVKISYVNIDIKQVINTNKCILYLMKEKDQLIVISIIDNLIKGASGQAIQNMNIMFDLDETCGLRLKSVRF